One Antarctobacter heliothermus DNA segment encodes these proteins:
- a CDS encoding YcbK family protein has translation MTEMTSGGMTRRALLGAFAATAVAAAPTYSNAAGFLRGAGDVRRIRMYSGRTGERVDMIYWIEGDYIADAVKEVNYFMRDWRNDEIKSIDLRTVDIMTAAHNLLDVSEPYMLISGYRSPSTNAMLRARSSGVAKNSRHLYGQAADLRLASRSVGQVYSAAKACGGGGVGRYTRSDFVHMDCGPVRSWGS, from the coding sequence ATGACAGAGATGACTTCTGGCGGCATGACACGCCGCGCACTTCTTGGCGCATTTGCAGCCACCGCTGTTGCGGCAGCGCCCACCTACTCGAACGCAGCTGGTTTTCTGCGCGGTGCAGGCGACGTTCGCCGCATCCGCATGTATTCTGGCCGCACCGGAGAACGGGTGGACATGATCTATTGGATCGAAGGCGACTACATCGCCGACGCGGTCAAAGAGGTTAACTATTTCATGCGCGACTGGCGCAATGATGAAATCAAATCGATCGACCTGCGGACAGTCGACATCATGACTGCAGCGCACAACCTGCTGGATGTGTCTGAGCCTTACATGCTTATTTCGGGCTACCGCAGCCCGTCGACAAACGCGATGCTGCGGGCCCGCTCCTCGGGCGTGGCCAAGAATTCGCGCCACCTTTACGGTCAAGCGGCAGATCTTCGGCTGGCCTCCCGCTCGGTTGGCCAAGTATACAGTGCCGCCAAGGCCTGTGGCGGCGGCGGCGTTGGCCGCTACACGCGTTCGGACTTTGTCCATATGGACTGTGGCCCGGTGCGCAGCTGGGGCAGCTGA
- a CDS encoding L,D-transpeptidase family protein has translation MQISSKQAVLRSVVVAGAVWFGAALPLAAQDGLTLKVTAFKQAVAESIADNDSVAAFYRTRNFEPIWTGAGDADRARRLALIEAFSLADVHGLPADRYNAQSLLSRMAQAGDGRSRGLLEVELTRTFIQFANDLQSGVLNPGEIIDDIKRDLPRRDPQMLLTRLTNEDPTAVFLSLVPSSPEYTRLMRAKLRLEHKIQQGGWGPTVSAGSLRPGNTGNAVVALRNRLALMGYMKPSLSMTYDSEMEAAIREFQADHALPQDGVAGGGTMRAINVAPEERLKSIMVAMERERWLNLPEGRGKRHVLVNLVDYHAQIIDDDKLTFETKSVIGHQARDRRTPEFSDVMEHMVINPYWYVPQSIIRGEYLPALRSNPYALGHLEFVDYRGRVVSRAAAASYAASGGAFPYTVRQPPGPSNALGTVKFMFPNAYAIYLHDTPSQHLFSREVRTFSHGCIRLDDPHDFAYALLAKQVDDPETYFQTTLRSGQNTKVPLETPVPVHLIYRTAFTKAKGQMNYRDDVYGRDQVLWRALNDVGVALRSGRS, from the coding sequence ATGCAAATAAGCAGCAAGCAGGCCGTATTGCGGTCCGTTGTGGTGGCCGGTGCCGTCTGGTTCGGCGCGGCGCTGCCACTGGCGGCGCAGGATGGCCTGACGCTCAAGGTCACGGCGTTCAAACAGGCGGTCGCGGAAAGCATCGCCGACAATGACAGTGTGGCCGCGTTTTATCGCACCCGAAATTTTGAGCCGATCTGGACCGGGGCCGGGGATGCGGACCGCGCCCGCAGGCTGGCCCTGATCGAGGCATTCTCGCTGGCCGATGTGCACGGCCTGCCCGCCGACCGGTATAATGCCCAAAGTTTGCTGAGCCGTATGGCGCAGGCGGGTGACGGACGGTCGCGGGGCTTGCTGGAGGTCGAACTGACCCGCACCTTTATCCAGTTTGCCAACGACCTGCAGTCTGGCGTTCTGAATCCCGGCGAGATCATCGACGATATCAAGCGGGACTTGCCGCGTCGCGATCCGCAGATGCTTTTGACCCGGTTGACCAACGAAGACCCGACCGCCGTTTTCCTGAGTCTTGTGCCCAGCAGCCCCGAATACACGCGCCTGATGCGCGCCAAGCTGCGACTGGAACACAAGATCCAGCAAGGCGGCTGGGGACCGACGGTTTCTGCAGGCAGCCTGCGTCCGGGCAATACCGGCAACGCGGTTGTGGCCTTGCGCAATCGTCTGGCCCTGATGGGCTATATGAAGCCGTCGCTCAGCATGACCTATGACAGCGAGATGGAGGCCGCGATTCGTGAATTCCAGGCGGATCACGCGCTGCCGCAGGATGGCGTCGCGGGTGGTGGCACGATGCGCGCCATCAATGTGGCCCCGGAAGAGCGACTGAAGTCCATTATGGTCGCGATGGAACGGGAACGCTGGCTGAATCTGCCCGAAGGTCGGGGCAAACGGCACGTTCTGGTCAATCTGGTGGATTATCATGCCCAGATCATCGACGACGATAAGCTGACCTTTGAGACAAAGTCGGTCATCGGCCATCAGGCCCGCGACCGGCGCACGCCCGAGTTTTCGGACGTGATGGAGCATATGGTCATCAACCCGTACTGGTATGTGCCGCAATCCATCATCCGCGGCGAGTACCTGCCGGCGCTGCGCAGCAACCCTTACGCGCTTGGGCATCTGGAATTCGTGGATTATCGCGGACGCGTGGTCAGCCGGGCCGCCGCAGCCTCCTACGCGGCGTCGGGTGGGGCATTCCCCTACACGGTGCGTCAGCCGCCGGGGCCGAGCAACGCGCTGGGAACGGTCAAATTCATGTTCCCGAACGCCTACGCCATCTATCTGCACGACACGCCGTCGCAGCATCTTTTCTCGCGTGAGGTGCGCACCTTCAGCCACGGCTGCATCCGGCTCGACGATCCGCATGACTTTGCCTATGCGCTGCTGGCCAAGCAGGTGGATGATCCCGAAACCTATTTCCAGACCACGCTGCGGTCTGGTCAGAACACCAAGGTGCCGCTGGAAACGCCGGTGCCGGTGCATCTGATCTATCGCACCGCCTTTACCAAGGCGAAGGGCCAGATGAACTATCGCGACGATGTCTATGGCCGCGATCAAGTCCTGTGGCGCGCCTTGAACGACGTAGGGGTGGCCCTGCGGTCGGGTCGCAGCTAA
- the lpxD gene encoding UDP-3-O-(3-hydroxymyristoyl)glucosamine N-acyltransferase — protein MPYTIKDIANALGMTAEGDLLLTVSGLAEPADAGPEQLALASRPEYTAALGQGRARAALLAAGTDWRALGLEAAILADRPRYAMSGLTAMMDPGAGYVPGIHPNTVIDPSAELGEGVSVGPFTVIEAGARIGAGSVIGPQAYIGRDVVIGAGALMHSGVRIMARVHVGDRFVAQPNVVIGGDGFSFVTPEVSGVEKARASLGEDNSDTEQTWARIASLGAVTIGNDVEIGAGSTVDKGTIRDTRIGDGTKLDNLVQVGHNVVIGRNCLLCANAAVAGSTVIGNNVVLGGKVGVSDNLRIGDGAILGGATVALSNVPAGRVMLGYPAMKMETHVEAYKGLRRLPRLFRDVAEIKKSVSKLMGND, from the coding sequence ATGCCTTACACGATCAAAGACATCGCAAACGCCCTCGGCATGACTGCCGAGGGCGATCTTTTGTTGACCGTCAGCGGTCTGGCCGAACCGGCGGATGCCGGGCCAGAGCAACTGGCGCTGGCCTCGCGGCCCGAATACACCGCCGCTCTAGGACAGGGTCGCGCGCGCGCTGCGCTGCTGGCGGCGGGCACCGATTGGCGGGCGCTGGGGCTGGAGGCGGCGATTCTGGCCGACCGCCCGCGCTATGCCATGTCGGGGCTGACCGCGATGATGGACCCCGGTGCGGGCTATGTCCCCGGCATCCATCCCAACACGGTGATCGACCCTTCGGCAGAGCTGGGCGAGGGTGTGTCTGTCGGGCCGTTCACGGTGATCGAGGCAGGCGCAAGGATCGGGGCCGGGTCCGTCATCGGCCCGCAAGCCTATATCGGGCGCGACGTGGTCATCGGTGCAGGCGCGCTGATGCACAGCGGCGTGCGGATCATGGCGCGGGTCCATGTCGGGGACCGGTTTGTGGCCCAGCCCAATGTGGTCATCGGCGGCGACGGGTTTTCCTTTGTCACGCCAGAGGTCTCGGGCGTGGAAAAGGCGCGCGCCTCTTTGGGCGAGGACAACAGCGACACCGAACAGACATGGGCGCGGATTGCCAGCCTTGGCGCGGTGACCATCGGCAACGATGTCGAGATCGGCGCCGGATCAACGGTGGACAAGGGCACCATCCGCGATACGCGGATCGGCGACGGCACCAAGTTGGATAACCTTGTGCAGGTTGGCCACAACGTGGTCATCGGGCGCAACTGTCTGCTCTGTGCCAATGCGGCTGTGGCCGGGTCGACCGTGATCGGCAATAACGTGGTGCTGGGCGGCAAGGTCGGGGTGTCGGACAACCTGCGCATCGGCGATGGCGCGATTCTGGGCGGGGCCACGGTGGCGCTGTCCAACGTACCCGCCGGTCGGGTGATGCTGGGCTATCCAGCCATGAAGATGGAGACTCATGTCGAGGCGTACAAAGGGCTGCGCCGCCTTCCACGGCTGTTCCGCGACGTGGCGGAGATCAAGAAATCGGTTTCAAAGCTCATGGGAAATGACTAA
- a CDS encoding acyl carrier protein, with protein sequence MDVRKQVLQIIADQAMLDVADVSMESTPEDLGIDSLGLVEAIFSIEEQFDISVPFNANDPTESDFDISSVAKIVEGIEKLIAEQTS encoded by the coding sequence ATGGACGTCAGGAAACAGGTTCTTCAGATTATTGCGGATCAGGCGATGCTGGATGTCGCGGATGTGTCAATGGAGAGCACGCCCGAGGATCTGGGCATCGACTCGCTGGGTCTGGTCGAGGCGATCTTTTCCATCGAAGAGCAGTTCGATATCTCGGTGCCGTTCAATGCCAACGATCCGACCGAATCGGATTTCGACATTTCGTCCGTGGCAAAGATTGTCGAAGGCATCGAAAAGCTGATCGCCGAGCAGACATCGTGA
- a CDS encoding beta-ketoacyl-[acyl-carrier-protein] synthase family protein, which translates to MKRVVITGAGTINALGQDVPATFEAMREGRCGIGELEFRDVERLAIRIGGQVKGFEPETVFNRQQLALYDRFTQFTLLAAREAVAQSGLEFKGDLADCSGVVLGTSGGGMTTLDDNYRAVYEEGKNRVHPFIVPKLMNNAATSHVSMEFNVKGPSFTVATACASSNHAMGQAFNMIRSGMCTAMITGGSESMLCFGGVKAWEGLRVMSKDACRPFSSTRNGMVQGEGAGVFVFEDYDHARARGAEILGEVLGFAMTSDASDIVMPSKHGAARAISGALRDARVDKTRVGYINAHGTGTAANDKTECAAVADVFGTHADDLMISSTKSMHGHLIGGTGAVELLACLMALKDGVIAPTIGYEEPDPECALDVVPNVAREADVDVVLSNAFAFGGLNAVLVLGRA; encoded by the coding sequence GTGAAACGCGTCGTCATTACCGGCGCGGGCACGATCAACGCGCTTGGCCAGGACGTCCCCGCCACGTTCGAGGCGATGCGTGAGGGGCGGTGCGGCATCGGGGAACTGGAGTTTCGCGACGTCGAGCGTCTGGCCATCCGCATCGGCGGTCAGGTCAAGGGGTTTGAGCCGGAGACGGTTTTCAACCGTCAGCAGTTGGCGCTGTACGATCGGTTCACCCAGTTCACCCTGCTGGCGGCGCGCGAGGCGGTGGCACAGTCCGGGTTGGAGTTCAAAGGCGATCTTGCCGATTGCTCTGGTGTGGTTCTTGGCACGTCGGGCGGCGGAATGACCACGCTGGATGACAATTACCGCGCGGTCTACGAAGAGGGTAAGAACCGCGTTCACCCCTTTATCGTCCCCAAGCTGATGAACAACGCCGCCACCAGCCATGTGAGCATGGAGTTCAACGTCAAGGGACCGAGTTTCACCGTGGCGACCGCCTGTGCCAGTTCCAACCACGCGATGGGGCAGGCATTCAACATGATCCGTTCGGGGATGTGCACCGCGATGATCACTGGCGGGTCTGAATCGATGTTGTGCTTTGGCGGCGTGAAGGCCTGGGAAGGGCTGCGGGTGATGTCCAAGGATGCCTGCCGTCCGTTTTCGTCCACCCGCAACGGCATGGTGCAGGGCGAGGGCGCGGGGGTCTTTGTCTTTGAGGACTATGACCACGCGCGCGCCCGCGGTGCCGAGATCCTGGGCGAGGTGCTGGGCTTTGCCATGACCTCGGACGCGTCGGACATTGTAATGCCGTCGAAACATGGCGCGGCGCGGGCCATATCGGGCGCTTTGCGCGACGCGCGGGTCGACAAGACGCGGGTGGGGTACATCAACGCGCATGGCACCGGGACGGCCGCCAATGACAAGACCGAGTGCGCCGCTGTGGCGGATGTGTTCGGCACCCATGCGGACGATCTGATGATCTCATCGACCAAGTCGATGCACGGCCATCTGATCGGTGGCACGGGAGCTGTGGAGTTGCTGGCCTGCCTGATGGCGTTGAAGGACGGGGTGATTGCCCCCACCATCGGCTATGAGGAACCGGATCCGGAATGCGCGCTGGACGTGGTGCCGAATGTGGCGCGTGAGGCAGATGTGGATGTGGTGTTGTCGAACGCCTTTGCCTTTGGCGGGTTGAACGCGGTGCTGGTGCTGGGGCGCGCCTGA
- the mnmA gene encoding tRNA 2-thiouridine(34) synthase MnmA, with product MPLDTRPLNSLGLPKPPSETRVVVAMSGGVDSSVVAAMLKEEGYDVVGVTLQLYDHGAALAKKGACCAGIDIHDARRVAEDMGFPHYVLDYENIFREAVIDEFADSYLGGATPVPCIRCNERVKFKDLLETAKDLEADCMATGHYIQRMNGAQGAELHSAADASRDQSYFLFSTTPQQLDFLRFPLGHLPSKDDTRALAAKYGLSVAMKPDSQDICFVPDGNYAAVIEKLRPGSAEPGEIVHVDGRVLGEHNGVIHYTIGQRRGLGIGGLADPLYVVKLDVDTRRVIVGPKDLLATRTVPVREINWLGDVPFTSQEEWHLNVRVRSTRPPREAIVRPISDTEAEVELVVAEEGVSPGQACVFYAPESSRIFGGGWIWRGY from the coding sequence ATGCCCCTCGACACGCGCCCGCTGAACTCGCTGGGTCTGCCCAAGCCGCCGTCCGAAACCCGCGTCGTCGTCGCCATGTCCGGCGGCGTTGACAGTTCCGTGGTGGCCGCAATGCTGAAAGAAGAAGGCTATGACGTCGTCGGCGTAACCCTGCAACTCTACGATCACGGTGCAGCGCTGGCAAAAAAGGGCGCGTGCTGCGCCGGCATCGATATTCACGATGCCCGCCGCGTGGCCGAAGACATGGGGTTTCCGCACTACGTCCTCGACTATGAGAACATCTTCCGTGAGGCGGTGATCGACGAATTCGCCGACAGCTATCTGGGCGGCGCCACGCCGGTGCCCTGCATCCGGTGCAATGAACGTGTAAAATTCAAAGATCTTCTTGAGACCGCCAAGGATCTCGAGGCCGACTGCATGGCCACCGGCCACTACATCCAGCGCATGAATGGCGCACAGGGCGCTGAACTGCATTCCGCTGCCGACGCCTCGCGCGACCAAAGCTATTTCCTGTTCTCCACCACGCCGCAGCAACTGGACTTCCTGCGCTTTCCGCTAGGCCACTTGCCGTCAAAGGATGACACCCGCGCACTGGCGGCGAAATACGGGCTCAGCGTGGCGATGAAGCCCGACAGTCAGGACATCTGCTTTGTTCCTGACGGCAATTATGCCGCTGTAATCGAAAAACTGCGCCCCGGGTCGGCCGAACCGGGCGAGATCGTGCATGTGGACGGGCGCGTTCTGGGGGAACACAACGGCGTAATCCACTACACCATTGGCCAACGTCGCGGCCTTGGCATCGGCGGGCTGGCCGACCCACTCTATGTAGTGAAACTGGATGTGGACACGCGCCGCGTCATCGTCGGCCCCAAGGATCTGCTGGCCACCCGCACGGTTCCTGTGCGGGAAATCAACTGGCTGGGCGACGTTCCCTTTACTTCGCAAGAGGAATGGCACCTGAACGTCAGGGTCCGCTCCACCCGCCCCCCGCGTGAGGCCATCGTGCGCCCGATCTCGGACACAGAGGCCGAGGTCGAACTGGTGGTGGCAGAAGAAGGTGTCAGCCCAGGTCAGGCCTGCGTCTTCTACGCGCCAGAAAGCTCACGCATCTTTGGCGGCGGCTGGATCTGGCGCGGGTACTAA
- the sciP gene encoding CtrA inhibitor SciP — protein sequence MFLKKIEGPRAVRLPDGSTMTRADLPPKETRRWVASRKAAVVRAVTFGLLTHDQAKDRYSLSDEELLEWVQAATRHGEDALKVTRVQKYRQP from the coding sequence ATGTTCCTCAAGAAGATCGAAGGTCCGCGTGCAGTCAGGTTGCCGGATGGCAGCACCATGACACGCGCCGATTTGCCTCCGAAGGAAACCCGGCGATGGGTCGCGTCACGCAAGGCGGCGGTGGTCAGGGCCGTCACCTTCGGGTTGCTGACCCATGATCAGGCCAAAGATCGTTACAGTCTTAGCGATGAAGAGTTGCTGGAATGGGTTCAGGCGGCAACTCGGCACGGCGAAGATGCGCTCAAGGTCACGCGCGTTCAAAAATATCGTCAACCTTGA
- the ctrA gene encoding response regulator transcription factor CtrA: MRILLVEDDPTTSKSIELMLSHANLNVYSTDMGEEGIDLAKLYDYDLILLDLNLPDMNGHEVLRQLRVARIDTPILILTGEDDTQSKIKGFGFGADDYMTKPFHRDELVARIHAIIRRSKGHSQSIIRTGKISVNLDAKTVEVAGKSVHLTGKEYQMLELLSLRKGTTLTKEMFLNHLYGGMDEPELKIIDVFICKLRKKLSEATGDDNYIETVWGRGYVLRDPEPSQEETKAIAATG, from the coding sequence ATGCGTATCCTGTTGGTTGAAGACGATCCGACCACGTCAAAAAGCATCGAATTGATGCTGAGCCACGCCAATCTCAACGTCTATTCCACGGATATGGGCGAAGAAGGGATCGATCTGGCCAAGCTCTATGACTACGATCTGATCCTGCTGGATCTGAACCTGCCGGATATGAACGGGCATGAGGTGCTGCGCCAGTTGCGGGTGGCAAGGATCGACACGCCGATCCTGATCCTGACAGGCGAGGACGACACCCAGTCCAAGATCAAGGGCTTTGGCTTTGGCGCCGATGACTACATGACCAAGCCGTTCCACCGCGACGAACTGGTGGCGCGCATTCATGCGATCATCCGGAGGTCGAAAGGGCATTCGCAGTCGATCATCCGAACGGGCAAGATTTCGGTCAACCTGGACGCGAAGACAGTCGAAGTGGCTGGCAAGTCGGTGCATCTGACCGGCAAGGAATACCAGATGCTTGAACTGCTGTCGCTGCGCAAGGGCACCACGCTGACCAAGGAGATGTTCCTCAATCACCTGTACGGCGGCATGGATGAGCCGGAACTGAAGATCATCGACGTCTTTATCTGCAAGTTGCGGAAAAAGCTGTCAGAGGCGACCGGCGACGACAACTATATCGAGACGGTCTGGGGCCGTGGCTATGTCCTGCGTGATCCCGAACCCAGCCAGGAAGAAACGAAGGCGATTGCAGCAACCGGCTGA
- the ligA gene encoding NAD-dependent DNA ligase LigA, translating to MGKTPFYETEVAELTEAEAQAELASLSRVLAEANEAYHAEDTPEISDAEYDRLRRRNGAIEARFPSLKRDDSPTEQVGATPAEGFSKVRHSVRMLSLSNAFEDGDIADFDLSIRRYLGLGEGARLAYTAEPKIDGLSLALRYEKGALIQAATRGDGSVGENVTANARTIDDIPQVLTGAPDVLEVRGEVYMSHADFEALNQRQTERGGKSFANPRNAAAGSLRQLDAEITRSRPLKFFAYSWGELSAPLAETQIGAIERLAQLGFQTNPLTQLCDGPEDMLVHYARIEEQRATLGYDIDGVVYKVNELDLQGRLGFRSTTPRWAIAHKFPAELAWTRLEAIDIQVGRTGALSPVARLTPVTVGGVVVSNATLHNEDYIAGRDSQGRVIRGGKDIRVGDWVQVYRAGDVIPKVADVDLTKRPEGAQPFAFPTTCPECGSDAIREEGDAIRRCTGGLICPAQAVEKLKHFVSRGAFDIEGLGAKQIEMFHGDDSLAIHEPADIFTLEDRDSHTLARLKNRDGWGDKSASNLFAAIQTRRHIALERLIFALGIRHVGEAAARDLALHFGSWEALANTVDAARAAILAHRAADEAERAERATAAEESRRARIKETRDAVVADMDVPQAAMDNWADLTGIDGIGSVLVQSLSDALANPQERASIDRLVAHLEIQPPERPASEGSPVAGKTVVFTGSLERMTRAEAKARAESLGAKVSGSVSKKTDIVVAGPGAGSKEQKARDLGLTVLDEDGWLELIGA from the coding sequence ATGGGCAAGACACCGTTCTATGAAACAGAGGTCGCAGAGTTGACCGAGGCAGAGGCGCAAGCAGAACTTGCGTCTCTTTCGCGTGTTTTGGCTGAGGCAAACGAGGCCTATCACGCCGAAGACACGCCCGAGATTTCGGATGCCGAATATGACAGGCTAAGGCGGCGCAACGGCGCCATCGAGGCGCGTTTTCCGTCCTTGAAACGCGACGACAGCCCGACCGAACAGGTTGGTGCAACCCCGGCCGAAGGTTTTTCCAAGGTTCGACACAGCGTCCGAATGCTGTCCTTGTCCAATGCGTTCGAAGACGGGGACATTGCCGATTTTGACCTGTCGATTCGCAGATACCTTGGGCTGGGCGAGGGCGCTCGGCTTGCCTACACAGCGGAACCCAAGATCGACGGTCTGTCGCTGGCGCTGCGCTATGAAAAAGGCGCGTTGATCCAGGCAGCTACACGCGGCGATGGGTCCGTGGGCGAGAATGTTACCGCAAATGCCCGCACAATAGACGACATCCCTCAAGTCCTGACCGGCGCGCCGGATGTGCTGGAGGTGCGCGGCGAGGTCTACATGAGCCATGCGGATTTCGAGGCACTGAACCAGCGCCAGACGGAACGGGGCGGCAAGAGTTTTGCCAATCCACGCAACGCTGCGGCCGGATCGTTGCGTCAGCTGGATGCCGAGATCACGCGCAGCAGGCCTTTGAAATTTTTTGCCTATTCCTGGGGTGAGCTGTCGGCGCCATTGGCCGAGACCCAGATCGGCGCGATTGAGCGGTTAGCCCAGCTTGGGTTTCAGACCAACCCGCTGACGCAACTGTGCGACGGCCCCGAGGACATGCTGGTCCACTATGCACGGATCGAGGAACAGCGCGCGACGCTGGGCTACGACATCGACGGGGTGGTCTACAAGGTCAACGAGCTGGACCTGCAAGGGCGACTTGGGTTTCGGTCGACCACGCCACGTTGGGCGATTGCGCATAAATTTCCGGCGGAACTGGCCTGGACGAGGCTGGAGGCGATCGACATTCAGGTCGGGCGCACCGGCGCGCTTAGCCCGGTGGCGCGCCTGACGCCGGTCACGGTTGGCGGTGTCGTCGTGTCGAACGCGACGCTGCACAATGAGGACTACATTGCGGGACGCGACAGCCAGGGTCGGGTGATCCGTGGCGGCAAGGACATCCGTGTTGGCGATTGGGTGCAAGTCTACCGCGCCGGGGATGTGATTCCCAAAGTGGCCGATGTCGATCTGACGAAACGCCCCGAGGGCGCGCAACCTTTTGCGTTCCCGACCACCTGCCCGGAGTGTGGGTCCGACGCCATCCGCGAAGAGGGCGATGCCATTCGTCGCTGCACTGGTGGGTTGATCTGCCCGGCACAGGCGGTTGAAAAGCTGAAACATTTCGTTTCACGCGGGGCCTTTGATATTGAGGGTCTCGGCGCGAAACAGATTGAGATGTTTCATGGCGACGACAGTCTTGCCATCCACGAACCTGCAGACATCTTCACACTGGAGGATCGCGACTCCCACACCTTGGCCCGGTTGAAAAACCGCGATGGATGGGGCGACAAATCGGCCTCTAACCTGTTTGCGGCCATTCAGACGCGGCGGCATATCGCGTTGGAACGCCTGATCTTTGCCCTCGGCATTCGCCACGTCGGCGAGGCGGCTGCGCGCGATCTAGCCTTGCATTTCGGCAGTTGGGAGGCGCTGGCAAACACCGTTGACGCCGCCCGTGCCGCGATCCTTGCGCATCGTGCCGCCGATGAGGCAGAGCGGGCAGAACGCGCGACAGCCGCAGAAGAAAGCCGCCGCGCCCGGATCAAGGAAACCCGCGACGCTGTTGTCGCCGACATGGACGTGCCACAAGCCGCGATGGACAACTGGGCGGATTTGACCGGCATCGACGGAATCGGCTCTGTCCTTGTGCAATCCCTGTCCGACGCGCTGGCCAACCCACAAGAACGTGCCTCGATCGACCGGCTGGTCGCACATCTGGAAATCCAGCCGCCTGAGCGCCCTGCAAGCGAAGGGTCTCCCGTCGCGGGCAAGACCGTCGTCTTTACTGGCTCACTGGAGCGGATGACACGGGCCGAGGCCAAGGCGCGGGCGGAATCTCTGGGCGCCAAGGTCTCTGGCTCGGTCTCGAAAAAGACTGACATCGTGGTGGCCGGTCCCGGAGCGGGCAGCAAGGAACAAAAAGCGCGGGATCTTGGCCTGACAGTCCTTGATGAGGATGGCTGGCTGGAGTTGATCGGCGCATGA